A region of Thermococcus argininiproducens DNA encodes the following proteins:
- the eno gene encoding phosphopyruvate hydratase has protein sequence MENPFEITGIVAREILDSRGNPTIEVDVYTPVAMGRAAVPSGASTGIHEALELRDGGKRYHGKGVKRAVENVNKIIAPELLGMDVTLQRDIDMFMLELDGTENKSNLGANAILGVSLAVAKAAANTLGMPLYRYLGGANAYVLPVPMSNVINGGAHAGNDLDFQEFMIMPVGAKSFREAIQMVSEVYHTLKKILMEKYEKLAVNVGDEGGFAPPMKEVNEPLDALVKAIEESGYKVGDEIAFALDVASSEFYDENKKVYVVGGKEYTREELIDLYNELISTYPIVSIEDPVNEEDFEGFAIVTKELGKKVQIVGDDFFVTNVKRLRKGIEIGAANALLLKVNQIGTLSEAIDAAYLAFRAGYGVVVSHRSGETEDATIADIAVALNAGQIKTGAPARSDRNAKYNQLLRIEEELEGVAYYPGKKFRNPLL, from the coding sequence ATGGAGAACCCATTTGAAATTACCGGAATAGTGGCAAGGGAAATACTGGACTCCAGAGGGAATCCAACAATTGAGGTGGATGTTTACACACCAGTTGCAATGGGAAGGGCTGCGGTTCCAAGTGGAGCTTCAACTGGAATTCACGAGGCTCTGGAGCTCAGAGACGGTGGAAAAAGATATCATGGAAAAGGTGTAAAACGGGCAGTGGAGAACGTTAACAAAATAATTGCCCCAGAACTTTTGGGAATGGATGTCACACTTCAAAGAGACATTGATATGTTCATGCTTGAGCTTGATGGTACTGAAAACAAGAGCAATCTTGGAGCAAATGCTATTCTAGGAGTTTCTCTTGCTGTTGCAAAGGCTGCTGCAAATACTCTTGGAATGCCACTCTACAGGTACTTGGGTGGGGCAAATGCTTACGTTCTTCCCGTACCAATGAGCAATGTCATCAATGGTGGTGCTCATGCTGGTAACGATCTTGATTTTCAAGAGTTCATGATCATGCCTGTTGGGGCAAAGAGCTTTAGAGAGGCCATTCAGATGGTAAGTGAGGTATACCACACATTGAAAAAGATTCTTATGGAGAAATATGAGAAATTGGCTGTTAATGTAGGAGATGAGGGAGGATTTGCTCCACCTATGAAAGAGGTTAATGAGCCACTAGATGCTCTAGTTAAGGCTATTGAAGAAAGTGGTTACAAGGTTGGAGACGAGATTGCCTTTGCTCTTGATGTTGCCTCAAGTGAATTCTACGATGAAAACAAGAAAGTATATGTCGTGGGTGGCAAGGAATATACTAGGGAAGAGCTTATAGACCTCTATAATGAGCTGATCTCAACATATCCAATAGTTTCAATTGAAGATCCAGTTAATGAGGAAGATTTTGAAGGCTTTGCTATCGTTACAAAAGAACTTGGGAAGAAAGTTCAGATCGTTGGCGATGACTTTTTTGTAACCAATGTCAAGCGCTTGAGAAAAGGTATTGAAATAGGTGCAGCAAATGCACTTCTTCTGAAAGTCAATCAGATTGGAACACTAAGTGAGGCTATTGATGCTGCTTATCTTGCTTTCAGGGCTGGTTATGGAGTCGTTGTTTCCCATCGGTCTGGAGAAACAGAGGATGCCACAATTGCAGACATAGCAGTTGCTTTAAACGCTGGTCAGATTAAGACAGGAGCTCCTGCAAGGAGCGATAGAAATGCCAAATATAACCAACTCCTAAGAATTGAAGAGGAACTTGAGGGTGTGGCATATTATCCAGGCAAGAAGTTTAGAAATCCACTTCTTTGA
- a CDS encoding fibrillarin-like rRNA/tRNA 2'-O-methyltransferase gives MNVKKHKFSGVYIVIEDDGSERLATRNLVPGQKVYGERIIKWEGEEYRIWNPHRSKLAAAILNGLKNFPIKPGHKVLYLGIASGTTASHVSDVIGWEGKIFGIEFSPRVLRELVPLVEERRNIIPILGDATKPEEYRALVTKVDVIFEDVAQPTQAKILVDNAKAYLKSGGYGMISIKSRSIDVTKEPEEVFREVEKELGEYFEVVERISLEPYEKDHALIVVRKP, from the coding sequence ATGAACGTTAAGAAACATAAATTCTCTGGCGTTTATATTGTCATCGAGGATGATGGAAGCGAGAGACTGGCAACCAGGAATCTAGTTCCCGGCCAAAAAGTCTACGGCGAGAGAATCATTAAGTGGGAAGGTGAAGAATACAGGATCTGGAATCCTCACAGATCAAAACTTGCTGCAGCCATACTCAATGGCCTTAAGAACTTTCCAATAAAGCCAGGACATAAAGTACTATATTTAGGCATAGCCAGTGGTACAACTGCTTCACATGTCAGTGATGTCATTGGATGGGAAGGTAAAATATTTGGTATAGAATTCTCACCAAGGGTTCTTAGAGAACTAGTTCCCCTAGTGGAAGAAAGAAGGAACATAATTCCAATACTCGGAGATGCTACAAAGCCTGAGGAATACAGGGCCTTAGTTACCAAGGTCGATGTAATATTCGAAGACGTGGCTCAACCCACCCAAGCAAAGATCCTCGTGGATAATGCCAAAGCATACCTTAAAAGCGGTGGGTACGGGATGATCTCTATTAAAAGCAGAAGCATAGACGTCACAAAAGAACCAGAGGAAGTATTTAGGGAAGTAGAAAAGGAACTTGGCGAATACTTTGAAGTTGTCGAAAGAATTTCTCTTGAGCCCTACGAAAAAGACCATGCCTTGATAGTCGTGAGAAAACCGTAG